The proteins below are encoded in one region of Tachypleus tridentatus isolate NWPU-2018 chromosome 4, ASM421037v1, whole genome shotgun sequence:
- the LOC143249991 gene encoding twitchin-like — translation MAKKKARQCAPGNSTQCNREGSPTVHKPSTPEGPLEVLDVHAEGCKLKWNKPKDDGGLPLDGYTIEKMDTSTSRWVPVGRADKDKLEMTVTDFNLEINVPGPPGLPKITDYDSDFVQLNWETPMNDGGAPINGYIIEKKDKYKVNWISATEIQGNIPQGKVKGLNEGDKYEFRVRAINKAGSGEPSEATPSHLAKSKFLKPRIDQSNLKNVTVKVGQVVNLDVNVIGEPPPKVEWMLNDKILGSSDSYKIDSVDYNTKFSILRATQARKVACKPGRPNGPLEVSNVHKEGCKLKWQEPDDDGGAPIECYEIEKKDEDSGIWVPAGKSIHPNFEIKNLIPEKKYHFRVRAVNKEGDSDELETSLATLAKNPYDEPGKPGRPEPVDWDKDHIDLKWTAPASDGGSPITGYIIEKKKKGSHKWQKGKLLSGDKTTATVTDIEEGDVYELKVIAVNKAGLSEPSDSSKYVVAKPRFLAPYIDRTDLKNVVVHSGQAVRFDVNIKGEPPPNVAWIFNEQQIQSSGHLTIATENYHTQFVLTKAKRKNSGKYTIIAQNDSGKDEVTVDVTIISKPGIPKGPLQVSNVHAEGCMLKWDKPEDDGGEPVQQYLVEKMDIETARWVLVTTTREPEAEVTGLIPSKEYKFRVKAVNSEGESDALETETTVLAKNPYEQEERKLDYGSQVYSSARTLALKMLDPIHLGVYHAQLDELGASLDDISVFSYQLIPPWLITLPTCDLSLSHLKKADIPDWKYLLLFAEHLLNHSSIPVYMNDEPDKPGKPSSKNWDKHFVDLVWSPPKSDGGAPITSYVIEKKDKFSTKWQKATEIIGEKCEARVTDLMENVDYQFRVRAINKAGPGNPSDPSDVITTKPRFLAPKLEKMRDLKVHAGQTIKFNVKVIGEPTPRKSWRLR, via the exons ACAAACCCTCTACTCCAGAAGGTCCTTTGGAGGTGTTAGATGTTCATGCTGAAGGATGTAAGCTGAAGTGGAACAAGCCAAAGGATGATGGTGGTCTTCCTCTGGATGGATATACGATTGAGAAGATGGATACTTCAACCAGTCGCTGGGTTCCTGTTGGCAGAGCTGATAAAGATAAACTAGAAATGACTGTCACCGACTTCAACCTGGAAATAA ATGTACCTGGACCTCCAGGACTCCCGAAGATCACTGACTATGATTCTGATTTTGTTCAACTTAACTGGGAAACCCCAATGAATGATGGTGGGGCACCAATTAATGGATACATtattgaaaagaaagataaatataaagttaactggATATCTGCTACTGAGATCCAAGGAAACATTCCTCAAGGCAAGGTTAAGGGATTAAACGAAGGAGACAAATATGAATTCCGTGTCCGAGCTATCAATAAGGCAGGTTCTGGTGAACCTAGTGAGGCTACTCCCTCACATTTAGCAAAATCAaagtttt TGAAACCTCGAATTGACCAATCGAATCtgaaaaatgtaacagtaaaGGTAGGGCAAGTTGTAAACTTAGATGTGAATGTGATTGGTGAACCACCTCCCAAAGTTGAGTGGATGTTGAATGACAAAATCCTAGGCTCAAGTGACAGTTATAAGATTGACAGTGTGGATTATAACACCAAGTTCAGTATCTTACGTGCCACTCAAGCAAGGAAAGTGGCTT GTAAACCAGGCAGGCCCAATGGTCCTCTTGAAGTGTCCAATGTTCACAAGGAAGGCTGCAAGCTGAAATGGCAGGAACCTGATGATGATGGAGGAGCACCAATAGAATGTTATGAGATTGAAAAGAAGGATGAAGACAGTGGCATATGGGTTCCAGCTGGGAAGTCCATACATCCAAACTTTGAGATTAAGAATCTGATCCCGGAAAAGAAATATCATTTTCGCGTAAGAGCAGTTAACAAAGAAGGAGATTCAGATGAACTGGAAACCTCCCTTGCTACTCTTGCTAAAAATCCTTATG ATGAGCCAGGAAAGCCTGGACGTCCAGAACCAGTGGACTGGGACAAAGACCATATTGATCTAAAGTGGACAGCACCAGCAAGTGATGGAGGATCTCCTATAACTGGATatattattgaaaagaaaaagaaaggttCCCATAAATGGCAGAAGGGTAAACTTCTTTCAGGAGACAAGACAACAGCTACTGTAACAGATATTGAAGAGGGAGATGTGTATGAGTTAAAGGTCATTGCTGTAAATAAAGCTGGACTAAGTGAACCAAGTGATTCATCCAAATATGTTGTTGCAAAACCAAGGTTCT TGGCCCCATACATTGACCGTACAGATCTTAAGAATGTAGTGGTTCATTCTGGTCAGGCTGTAAGGTTTGATGTGAACATAAAAGGTGAGCCTCCTCCAAATGTTGCCTGGATTTTTAATGAGCAACAAATCCAGTCCTCGGGTCATTTAACAATAGCAACCGAAAATTACCATACACAGTTTGTGCTCACCAAGGCTAAGAGAAAAAATTCTGGAAAATATACCATTATAGCCCAAAATGATTCTGGAAAAGATGAAGTAACTGTGGATGTCACCATAATAA gTAAACCTGGTATACCTAAAGGACCACTTCAAGTTTCTAATGTACATGCAGAAGGTTGTATGCTGAAATGGGACAAACCAGAAGATGATGGAGGAGAGCCAGTCCAACAGTACCTTGTTGAGAAGATGGACATTGAAACTGCACGCTGGGTGCTTGTTACAACAACAAGGGAACCAGAAGCAGAGGTTACTGGCTTAATACCTAGCAAAGAGTACAAATTTAGAGTAAAAGCTGTGAATTCTGAAGGAGAATCTGATGCTCTGGAGACAGAAACAACAGTCCTAGCAAAGAATCCTTATG AGCAGGAAGAGaggaaactggactatgggtctcagGTTTATAGTTCTGCTAGAACCTTAGCTttgaagatgctagaccccattcatctgGGTGTTTA CCATGCACAGCTGGATGAATTGGGTGCATCATTGGATGACATTTCTGTCTTCAGTtatcagctcatcccaccatggcttattaccctTCCTacttgtgacctttctttgagtcatctgaagaaggcagatattCCTGACTGGAAGTACCTTCttctgtttgctgaacatcttttgaaccattcttctattcctGTTTATATGAATG aTGAACCAGATAAACCGGGGAAACCTTCTTCTAAAAACTGGGACAAACACTTTGTGGATCTTGTTTGGAGCCCACCAAAGAGTGATGGAGGTGCACCAATAACTAGCTATGTGATAGAGAAAAAGGATAAGTTTAGCACCAAGTGGCAAAAAGCAACAGAAATCATTGGAGAAAAATGTGAGGCTCGTGTTACTGATCTTATGGAGAATGTGGATTATCAGTTTAGGGTTCGAGCAATCAATAAAGCTGGTCCTGGCAATCCTAGTGATCCTTCAGATGTTATCACTACCAAGCCTCGATTTT TGGCACCTAAACTTGAGAAGATGCGAGATCTGAAAGTTCATGCTGGACAGACAATTAAATTTAATGTGAAGGTCATTGGTGAGCCGACACCCAGAAAATCGTGGCGACTTCGGTGA